The genomic region GAGCACGAAATCGGCAACGAGATCCCCGGCATCGGGCATCGGCTCGGGGGCCGGCAAAAGCCGCGTCACGATTTGCCTGATATCACTTTCGCTCGACATTCTTCCCCGCAGCACACCCACCTTTGGTGGCGCTATACCCAGGGCAGAACGTCCCCGGTCAATTTTTCCGCCATGTTCTGGTCGTGAGATTGGACCAGCACGCGGGAGGGATCAACGGGGCCAGGGAACCGGATGGCGCTGGAGACGGTCGGCACGAAGCCGAGCGGTCCGTAATAGGCGTAGTCGCCGACCAGCAGAACGAAGGCGATGCCGGGCCGCGCCAGCGCGAGATCGCATACGTGGCGCACCAGAGCCCGTCCGGCGCCTTGCTTGCGGAACCCCGGATCGGTCATCAGCGGCCCGAGGAGGTAGCCATTGATACCGCCAACGCTGATCGGGGTCATGCGCACGCTGGCGGCACGTTCACCCCCGATTTCGGCGATATAGGAAAATTCCGGATCGACGGCGATGCGCTCACGGACCCT from Pelagibacterium sp. 26DY04 harbors:
- a CDS encoding N-acetyltransferase, producing MTATSPLPAATVPTPAALDIRLEAPEDDAWIEALHEVSFGPGRFARAAFRVRERIAVDPEFSYIAEIGGERAASVRMTPISVGGINGYLLGPLMTDPGFRKQGAGRALVRHVCDLALARPGIAFVLLVGDYAYYGPLGFVPTVSSAIRFPGPVDPSRVLVQSHDQNMAEKLTGDVLPWV